The following proteins are encoded in a genomic region of Candidatus Methylomirabilis tolerans:
- a CDS encoding general secretion pathway protein GspK → DEESKIPLNGQISPQYDAMLRRLFSNSGVTDDKLLSTIVDSIQDWRDADTLHRVSGVEDDYYLSLPSPYRAKNGDFDTIDELLLVKGITPEILYGNVANLQRRAELEALLPWERELQRGESLGVARYLSIHSSGRVNVNTAGPEVLMALGLTAAEVKAVLDRRTMQPFKDVGTFTSLINAIFGGGRQGFAVVPGGQPGPANPQQILAELSQTATVSSKNFSVESAARMTGSRLTVRVAAILQNDGMPGQGRPKLSIRLWSLNPVQGSS, encoded by the coding sequence GATGAGGAGAGCAAGATCCCCCTGAACGGGCAGATCAGCCCGCAATACGACGCGATGCTTCGCCGGCTGTTCTCCAACTCGGGCGTCACGGATGACAAGCTGCTTTCTACCATCGTTGATTCGATCCAGGACTGGCGCGACGCCGACACTCTCCATCGCGTGAGTGGCGTCGAGGACGACTACTACCTGTCCCTCCCCAGCCCATACCGGGCGAAGAATGGGGACTTCGATACCATCGACGAACTGCTCCTGGTCAAAGGGATAACGCCGGAGATCCTGTACGGCAACGTCGCCAATTTGCAAAGGCGGGCTGAACTGGAGGCTCTGCTTCCGTGGGAACGCGAGCTTCAGCGCGGCGAGTCCCTTGGGGTTGCCAGGTACTTGTCGATCCATTCCTCCGGGAGGGTGAATGTCAATACTGCCGGTCCCGAGGTCTTGATGGCGCTGGGGCTGACGGCGGCAGAGGTCAAGGCCGTTCTCGACCGGCGCACCATGCAGCCATTCAAGGACGTGGGGACATTCACCAGCCTCATCAATGCCATCTTTGGGGGCGGTCGGCAGGGGTTCGCGGTGGTGCCTGGAGGCCAGCCTGGCCCAGCGAACCCGCAGCAGATTCTCGCAGAACTCAGTCAGACTGCCACGGTGAGCTCGAAAAACTTTTCCGTCGAATCGGCTGCGCGGATGACGGGATCGAGGCTCACCGTTCGCGTGGCCGCCATCCTCCAAAACGACGGGATGCCTGGTCAAGGTCGACCGAAGCTCTCCATCAGGCTCTGGAGCCTGAATCCCGTGCAGGGCAGTTCATGA
- the pilM gene encoding pilus assembly protein PilM has translation MTLGELIPRPKVSLGIDIRGGLLCHALLSKAFGQVQLLDWGIEELPAEEKDRPEVLKEKLAGLVTRLPKRPVLVAVGLPRRLVTMRLISMPAVDEEEMKGILDYEVERHVPFPPEEAQYDFQVLERDAEKATVLLAAARKEEVGRYLTLLQEAGITPTAVGVSTVASLNALLYNQDRGAEPLRALIDLRNGEAELGLAKQGIFRYSRYLTLGQAAPIDVLAPEISTLFAHREADGGRQAGRISIAGTGVGRGDLLRHLAERTGLEVEFLQPFRRIKAKGVDPQVAHSLGMAVGLALNGLVTLPLDIDLLPKELVPPRRDPSLAMTFRLVALIVALGLAYLVNGAIRERRALAELTVMLNRVQTEAAKVELLKGEVASLAGQITTLETIDREEVRKLDVLRELFQVLPKGVTLTLFTVEKREAKIGGIITGSASDLISILEQSPLFENAQFTSPVAQRGAEGQEFQIKALLEARKEKRP, from the coding sequence ATGACGCTCGGCGAGCTGATCCCAAGACCGAAAGTCAGCCTGGGCATCGATATTCGGGGTGGCCTGCTCTGCCATGCCTTGTTGAGCAAAGCGTTTGGGCAGGTTCAGCTCCTCGATTGGGGCATCGAAGAGCTGCCGGCCGAAGAGAAAGACAGGCCAGAAGTTCTCAAAGAGAAGCTGGCGGGCCTCGTGACCCGGTTACCCAAGCGTCCCGTCCTTGTGGCGGTTGGCCTGCCTCGACGCCTCGTCACGATGCGCTTGATCAGCATGCCTGCGGTGGATGAAGAGGAGATGAAGGGGATTCTGGACTACGAGGTTGAACGACACGTTCCCTTTCCTCCAGAGGAGGCGCAGTACGACTTCCAAGTGCTTGAGCGCGATGCCGAAAAGGCCACTGTCCTGTTGGCCGCGGCCAGGAAAGAGGAGGTCGGTCGATACCTCACTCTGCTGCAGGAGGCAGGGATCACACCGACCGCTGTGGGCGTCTCGACGGTCGCGTCGCTCAACGCCCTTCTCTACAACCAGGACCGAGGCGCGGAGCCCCTGAGGGCCCTCATCGATCTGCGAAATGGGGAGGCCGAGCTGGGTCTGGCCAAGCAGGGAATCTTTCGATACTCCCGATACCTGACCCTCGGCCAAGCCGCGCCAATCGATGTGCTGGCGCCAGAGATTTCTACCCTTTTCGCTCACCGGGAAGCCGATGGCGGCCGGCAGGCAGGGCGAATCTCCATCGCAGGAACGGGCGTGGGCAGGGGAGACCTGTTGCGCCACCTGGCCGAACGGACCGGTCTTGAGGTGGAGTTCCTCCAGCCCTTCCGACGGATCAAGGCAAAAGGCGTAGATCCTCAGGTGGCTCATTCTCTTGGCATGGCTGTTGGGCTTGCGCTGAACGGACTTGTCACGCTTCCGCTCGACATCGACCTGTTGCCCAAAGAGCTGGTCCCTCCTCGCCGCGATCCCAGCCTTGCGATGACCTTTCGACTCGTGGCCCTTATTGTAGCCTTAGGTCTCGCGTATCTGGTGAACGGGGCGATTCGGGAGCGCCGGGCTTTGGCGGAACTGACCGTCATGTTGAATCGGGTGCAGACCGAGGCGGCTAAGGTGGAGTTGCTCAAGGGAGAGGTGGCCTCCCTCGCCGGCCAAATTACTACCCTGGAGACCATTGACCGAGAAGAGGTTAGAAAGCTGGATGTGCTGCGCGAATTGTTCCAGGTTCTGCCGAAGGGTGTGACTCTCACGCTCTTTACGGTCGAGAAGCGAGAAGCCAAGATCGGCGGTATCATCACCGGTTCTGCCTCCGATCTGATCTCGATTCTGGAGCAATCGCCACTCTTCGAAAACGCTCAATTCACCTCGCCGGTGGCCCAGCGAGGCGCTGAAGGGCAAGAGTTTCAGATCAAGGCGCTCCTTGAGGCCAGGAAGGAGAAGCGACCATGA